From a single Methanobrevibacter sp. genomic region:
- the pcn gene encoding proliferating cell nuclear antigen (pcna) → MFKAELSDSSILKTSFDAISSIVDEVQIQTDSEGMRLDALDRSHITFVHLELKSSLFDEYICDVPEKINIDTDEFMRVLKRAKSQDRVLMSVDEGNFIITFEGDATRTFKIRLIDMEYDNPVPPQISHPTTFKVRFSILKDCINDIDIFSDKIALQVDEDYFIASADGEFGDASIKYLHGENIQEHAKSLFSLDKIREMLKADKFSEEAEISLGTDMPLSLTLNMVTGDGKLSFLLAPRLETDE, encoded by the coding sequence ATGTTTAAAGCAGAATTAAGTGATTCTAGTATTCTAAAAACCAGTTTTGATGCTATTTCATCCATTGTTGATGAAGTACAAATTCAAACTGACAGTGAGGGCATGAGATTAGATGCCTTAGATCGTAGTCACATAACTTTCGTACACTTAGAGCTTAAATCTAGTTTATTTGATGAATATATTTGTGATGTTCCTGAAAAAATTAACATTGATACTGATGAATTCATGAGAGTTCTCAAAAGAGCTAAATCACAAGATAGAGTTTTAATGTCTGTTGATGAAGGTAATTTCATTATTACTTTTGAAGGTGATGCAACAAGAACTTTCAAAATAAGATTAATTGATATGGAATATGATAATCCTGTTCCACCTCAAATTAGTCATCCAACAACCTTTAAAGTACGTTTCTCAATCTTAAAAGATTGTATCAATGATATTGATATCTTTTCAGATAAAATTGCTTTACAAGTTGATGAAGATTACTTTATTGCATCTGCTGATGGTGAATTTGGTGATGCAAGTATCAAATATCTCCACGGAGAAAATATCCAAGAACATGCAAAATCTTTATTCTCATTAGACAAGATTAGAGAAATGCTTAAAGCGGACAAATTTTCAGAGGAAGCTGAAATTAGTTTAGGTACTGACATGCCATTAAGTTTAACTCTTAACATGGTTACTGGTGACGGTAAACTCAGTTTCTTGCTTGCTCCTAGATTAGAAACAGATGAATAA
- a CDS encoding 30S ribosomal protein S27e — protein sequence MVSKGRGNFLKVKCLDCDNEQVIFDRAASDVKCIICGKTLVKSRGAKAKITAHIEKVLN from the coding sequence ATGGTTAGTAAAGGTAGAGGAAACTTTTTAAAAGTTAAATGTTTAGATTGTGACAACGAACAAGTAATCTTTGATCGTGCAGCTTCTGACGTAAAATGTATTATTTGTGGTAAAACTCTTGTCAAATCTCGCGGTGCTAAAGCTAAAATCACTGCACACATTGAAAAAGTTTTAAACTAG
- a CDS encoding endoglucanase, protein MDKANIIISIIIVLCVAAAVAAYGITNSDNPIFSDLTSMFSSDNDAGNGIGNNTVTGNGSGDTIATTSSSSGSADSGSSGSSSGSGTGAGSGTGTSSGSSSGSGSGSGSGSGSGSGSGSGSGSGSGTHLTQAEAKSIASSAIEEDGCYAGSGSYSGGYWYFTVYDANGNAVDTISVNDATGATGRG, encoded by the coding sequence TTGGATAAAGCAAACATAATTATTTCAATCATTATCGTTTTATGTGTTGCAGCAGCAGTTGCAGCATATGGCATTACCAACAGCGATAATCCAATCTTTTCTGACTTAACCAGTATGTTCTCAAGTGACAATGACGCTGGAAATGGAATAGGAAATAATACCGTTACTGGAAATGGAAGTGGAGACACCATAGCAACAACTTCATCTAGTTCAGGAAGTGCAGATTCAGGATCAAGTGGTTCAAGCTCAGGAAGTGGAACCGGTGCTGGAAGTGGAACTGGAACTAGCAGTGGATCAAGCTCAGGTTCAGGAAGTGGATCAGGTTCTGGCTCAGGCTCAGGCTCAGGCTCAGGTTCAGGAAGTGGATCAGGTTCAGGAACACATTTAACTCAAGCAGAAGCAAAAAGCATTGCAAGTAGTGCTATTGAGGAAGATGGATGTTATGCAGGAAGTGGATCATATTCCGGAGGATACTGGTACTTTACAGTATATGATGCAAATGGTAATGCAGTAGATACCATAAGCGTAAATGATGCAACTGGTGCTACTGGAAGAGGATAA
- the frhD gene encoding coenzyme F420-reducing hydrogenase, FrhD protein, with protein MPYDSDIIVIGCGNILFKDDGYGPIVINLLQKYFEDKNDYYDPAVTEYVEEEFDKDVLNQIKEKFEDVTLPNSVQFVDGGTAAPMNFFPLYKEYDWKKLIVIDVVESNAEPGTVDIFDPNAMQVGKYDNPHGMTVEEPLQKISEKCEVVIVGCKPASIPIPDIDVGLSESVEKAIPEAIDIILKEIGVK; from the coding sequence ATGCCTTATGATTCAGATATAATCGTTATTGGATGTGGTAATATCTTATTTAAAGATGATGGTTACGGTCCAATTGTTATTAATCTTTTACAAAAATATTTTGAGGATAAAAATGATTATTATGATCCCGCAGTTACAGAATATGTTGAAGAAGAATTTGATAAGGATGTTTTAAATCAAATCAAAGAAAAATTTGAAGATGTAACTTTGCCTAATAGTGTACAGTTTGTTGATGGAGGAACTGCAGCACCAATGAATTTCTTCCCTTTATACAAAGAGTATGATTGGAAAAAACTAATTGTTATTGATGTAGTTGAATCAAATGCTGAACCAGGTACTGTAGATATTTTTGACCCTAATGCTATGCAAGTTGGTAAATATGATAACCCTCATGGTATGACAGTCGAAGAACCTCTTCAAAAAATTTCTGAAAAATGTGAAGTTGTAATTGTTGGTTGTAAACCTGCTTCTATCCCAATACCTGACATCGATGTGGGTTTGTCTGAATCTGTAGAGAAGGCAATTCCTGAAGCTATTGATATTATTTTAAAAGAAATCGGGGTAAAATAA
- a CDS encoding proteasome assembly chaperone family protein: protein MNAAEINILEEVELENPIFIEALPGLGHVGKLAADHMIDELGATKFAEIYSPTFPPQVLIKEDGIIGNMLNELYYLKDVGEDKLDLIILVGNTQALSPEGQYLICKDILDFVKGYGISRIFTLGGMAIPQPVENPKVYGAATNEANIELLKEADIDIRSNDGGIVGASGLFLGLGVRQGLEGICLMGETPGYFIDAESAEAILKKLSLLLNFEVNTDKLDERAEETRQMIAKAQQMEQDLINKANAGNADDLRYIG, encoded by the coding sequence ATGAATGCTGCTGAAATTAATATTTTAGAAGAAGTTGAACTCGAAAATCCTATTTTCATTGAAGCATTACCAGGCCTTGGACATGTCGGTAAATTAGCTGCAGACCATATGATTGATGAATTGGGAGCAACTAAATTTGCTGAAATTTATTCTCCAACTTTTCCACCTCAAGTTCTTATTAAAGAGGATGGAATCATAGGAAATATGCTCAATGAGTTATATTACTTAAAAGATGTTGGTGAAGACAAGTTAGATTTAATTATTCTTGTTGGTAACACACAAGCTTTATCTCCTGAAGGACAATATTTAATCTGTAAGGATATTTTAGATTTTGTTAAAGGTTATGGAATAAGCAGAATTTTCACTCTTGGTGGAATGGCTATCCCTCAGCCGGTTGAAAATCCAAAAGTTTATGGTGCTGCCACTAATGAAGCTAATATTGAGTTATTAAAAGAAGCTGATATTGATATCAGATCTAATGATGGTGGTATTGTTGGTGCTTCTGGTTTATTCTTGGGTTTAGGAGTTCGTCAAGGACTTGAAGGTATTTGCCTCATGGGTGAAACTCCAGGATATTTCATTGATGCTGAATCTGCTGAAGCTATTTTAAAAAAATTGTCATTATTACTTAATTTTGAAGTTAATACTGATAAATTAGATGAAAGAGCTGAAGAAACCAGACAAATGATTGCTAAGGCTCAACAAATGGAACAAGATTTAATTAATAAGGCTAATGCTGGAAATGCCGATGATTTAAGATATATTGGATAA
- a CDS encoding TIGR00375 family protein, translated as MLVNADFHVHSCFSMASSKDMLIKNMAPKAKLKGLNLLGTGDAFHQGWLDIVEESTTYLGDGIYSMDDMNFVLTTEVEGKNRIHHLIIIPNIDIARELSDVIPSKNKGIDGRPKTNLSGVELLELVREYDCLIGPAHAFTPWTGMYKSNDSIYDCYEKKVDFVELGLSADTFMADRISELKDFPFLTNSDAHSPWPHRLGREFNQIDIKDISYSSIKNAFKHNKIKANYGLVPNLGKYHMTACTKCYKLINPAVARENKMKCSCGGTIKKGVDYRISEIADYDHPKHPDFRPKYVHLMPLAEIIATVYDKGVTTKTVQGKWQKLIDKFNTEINVLVDVSIKDIEKIDSAIAPAIKSFRNDELDIIPGGGGKYGQISFNKLKKQDSPKIVTLDNF; from the coding sequence ATGTTGGTAAATGCTGATTTTCATGTTCACAGTTGTTTTTCAATGGCTTCCTCAAAGGATATGCTAATAAAAAATATGGCTCCTAAGGCTAAATTAAAAGGTTTGAATCTTTTGGGAACAGGTGATGCTTTTCATCAGGGATGGCTTGATATTGTTGAAGAAAGCACAACTTATTTGGGGGATGGTATTTACAGTATGGATGATATGAATTTTGTCTTAACAACTGAAGTCGAGGGAAAAAATAGGATTCATCATTTAATCATTATACCAAATATTGATATTGCACGTGAATTATCAGATGTGATTCCATCTAAAAATAAGGGAATTGATGGAAGGCCGAAAACAAATTTGTCTGGTGTTGAACTTTTGGAATTGGTCCGTGAGTATGATTGTTTAATTGGCCCAGCACATGCATTTACACCTTGGACTGGAATGTATAAATCTAATGATAGTATTTATGATTGTTATGAGAAAAAAGTTGATTTTGTAGAGTTGGGTTTATCTGCAGATACATTCATGGCTGATAGGATATCTGAACTAAAGGATTTTCCATTTCTTACTAATTCTGATGCACATTCACCATGGCCACATAGGTTAGGTAGGGAGTTTAATCAAATAGACATTAAAGATATTTCATACTCATCAATTAAAAATGCATTTAAACATAATAAAATCAAAGCAAATTATGGTCTAGTTCCAAACTTGGGAAAATATCATATGACTGCATGTACAAAATGCTATAAATTAATCAATCCTGCAGTTGCTCGTGAAAATAAGATGAAATGTAGTTGTGGCGGAACAATTAAAAAAGGTGTTGATTATAGAATTTCTGAAATCGCAGATTATGATCATCCTAAACATCCAGATTTCAGACCTAAATATGTTCATTTGATGCCTTTGGCTGAAATAATAGCTACTGTTTATGATAAAGGTGTCACTACAAAAACAGTTCAGGGCAAATGGCAGAAATTAATTGATAAATTTAACACTGAAATTAATGTTCTTGTTGATGTTTCTATTAAAGATATTGAAAAAATAGATTCTGCAATTGCTCCTGCAATTAAATCATTTAGAAATGATGAACTTGATATTATTCCTGGTGGTGGGGGTAAATATGGGCAAATTTCTTTTAATAAACTAAAAAAGCAAGATTCACCTAAAATTGTTACTTTGGATAATTTTTAA
- a CDS encoding 50S ribosomal protein L44e: protein MKIPKEKRTYCPHCKKHTMHEVHTAKKRKASELTWGQRQFRRVTAGYRGYPRPLPAGNKPVKKLDLRLKCKECGKSHIKQSFRTGKPEFVAK, encoded by the coding sequence ATGAAAATACCAAAAGAAAAAAGAACTTACTGTCCTCACTGTAAAAAACACACTATGCACGAAGTTCACACTGCTAAAAAAAGAAAAGCTAGTGAATTAACCTGGGGACAAAGACAATTCAGACGTGTAACTGCTGGTTACAGAGGTTACCCAAGACCTTTACCTGCTGGAAACAAACCTGTTAAAAAATTAGATTTAAGACTCAAATGTAAAGAATGTGGTAAATCTCACATCAAACAATCTTTCAGAACAGGAAAACCTGAATTTGTAGCTAAATAG
- a CDS encoding RNA-protein complex protein Nop10, giving the protein MNMKMNKCPECGIYTLKDSCPKCGGKLKVIYPPKFSVEDKYGKYRRILKKESMKG; this is encoded by the coding sequence ATGAATATGAAAATGAATAAATGTCCGGAATGCGGAATTTATACTTTAAAAGATTCCTGCCCTAAATGTGGTGGGAAACTTAAAGTTATTTATCCTCCTAAGTTTTCTGTTGAGGATAAATATGGAAAATATCGTCGTATTTTAAAAAAGGAATCAATGAAGGGGTAA
- the frhA gene encoding coenzyme F420 hydrogenase subunit alpha, which produces MKDRVVISPTTRQEGHAELVMEVDDEGIVTKGMYLSITPVRGLEKMVLDKAPETAPVLCQRICGVCPIPHTLASAEAVDMALGIEIPKDAKLLRKATLAAHNINSAAIHHFLIATDFVPENLFTTAVDSVSNIRKTVQYVVDMIAGEGIHPSDIRVGGMARNITPFTKERLVERMTALRPALEEHVELIKGLVADKGLPADLGVVDRPLMATDATYGTNDFDMDVFSEVLPEAWYDDPEIGKKACSVIPLINGENVETGPRARMEKFAGFKDKGVIAQHVARADEMLKNYDACMEALDAINPAAPANVSYDKRGTGELGFGVIEGPRGTNVHMAKVVEGKTRFYSAIVPTTWNIPTMGPATEGFHHEYGPHVIRAYDPCLSCATHVMVLDDEDKSILKNEMVRI; this is translated from the coding sequence TTGAAAGATAGAGTAGTTATATCTCCTACAACTCGTCAAGAAGGCCATGCCGAATTAGTCATGGAAGTTGATGATGAGGGGATAGTTACAAAAGGTATGTATTTAAGTATTACTCCTGTAAGGGGTTTAGAAAAGATGGTTCTTGACAAAGCTCCAGAAACAGCTCCTGTTTTATGTCAAAGAATTTGTGGTGTTTGTCCAATCCCACATACTTTGGCTTCCGCAGAAGCAGTTGATATGGCATTAGGAATCGAAATTCCTAAAGACGCTAAATTGTTAAGAAAAGCTACCTTAGCAGCACACAACATTAACAGTGCAGCTATCCACCACTTCTTAATTGCAACTGACTTTGTACCTGAAAACTTATTTACCACTGCTGTTGACAGTGTAAGTAACATCAGAAAAACTGTACAATACGTTGTAGATATGATCGCTGGTGAAGGTATCCACCCATCTGATATTAGAGTTGGAGGAATGGCTAGAAACATCACTCCTTTCACTAAAGAAAGATTAGTTGAAAGAATGACTGCACTCAGACCTGCACTCGAAGAACATGTTGAATTAATCAAAGGCTTAGTAGCTGATAAAGGTTTACCTGCTGATTTAGGTGTAGTAGACAGACCTTTAATGGCAACTGATGCAACTTACGGTACCAACGATTTTGATATGGACGTTTTCTCAGAAGTTTTACCTGAAGCATGGTATGATGACCCTGAAATCGGTAAAAAAGCATGTTCTGTAATTCCATTAATCAATGGTGAAAATGTTGAAACCGGTCCTAGAGCAAGAATGGAAAAATTCGCAGGATTCAAAGACAAAGGTGTAATCGCACAACACGTAGCTCGTGCAGATGAAATGTTGAAAAACTACGACGCATGTATGGAAGCTTTAGATGCAATTAACCCTGCAGCTCCTGCAAACGTAAGTTATGATAAAAGAGGAACTGGAGAACTTGGTTTTGGTGTAATTGAAGGTCCTAGAGGAACCAACGTACACATGGCTAAAGTTGTCGAAGGAAAAACCAGATTCTACTCTGCTATCGTACCAACTACCTGGAACATCCCAACCATGGGACCTGCTACCGAAGGATTCCATCACGAATATGGACCACACGTTATCAGAGCATATGACCCTTGTTTATCATGTGCAACTCACGTAATGGTTCTTGATGATGAAGATAAATCCATTCTTAAAAATGAAATGGTGAGAATATAA
- the frhG gene encoding coenzyme F420 hydrogenase subunit gamma, whose protein sequence is MFDKLKKAFGGSNAEEPKVEEKVEEVAPVETKAPAEEPKAVSSKPRIGYIHLSGCTGDAMSLTENYDILSTVLTDMVDIVYGQTLVDKWIHGTYAEEMPEMDLCLIEGSVCLQDEHSVHELLEARKKSGLIAAFGSCAITGCFTTFARGGQQAQPKHESFLPISSLVKVDVALPGCPVAPEMIAKTVVALCEGNLDYLKPAMDLAACDQGCGCDVLTSVVRQGLCTGCGTCALACPTRAMGFSEGRPSCDRDRCIKCGSCSVMCPRTWLPETEIKKETGL, encoded by the coding sequence ATGTTTGATAAATTGAAAAAAGCTTTTGGTGGCTCTAATGCTGAAGAACCAAAAGTAGAGGAAAAAGTTGAAGAGGTAGCTCCTGTAGAAACCAAAGCACCTGCAGAAGAACCTAAAGCAGTTTCATCAAAACCACGTATTGGTTACATACACTTAAGTGGTTGTACTGGAGATGCAATGTCTTTAACCGAAAATTATGATATCTTATCCACAGTTTTAACTGATATGGTTGATATTGTATATGGACAAACTTTAGTTGACAAATGGATTCACGGAACTTATGCTGAAGAAATGCCTGAAATGGATTTATGTTTAATTGAAGGATCAGTTTGTTTACAAGATGAGCACAGTGTTCACGAACTCTTAGAAGCAAGGAAAAAATCCGGTTTAATTGCAGCATTCGGTTCTTGTGCTATTACTGGTTGTTTCACTACCTTTGCACGTGGTGGACAACAAGCTCAACCTAAACATGAATCTTTCTTACCTATTAGTTCATTAGTTAAAGTAGATGTAGCACTTCCTGGTTGTCCTGTAGCTCCTGAAATGATTGCAAAAACTGTAGTTGCTTTATGTGAAGGTAACTTAGATTACTTAAAACCTGCAATGGATTTAGCTGCATGTGACCAAGGATGTGGTTGTGACGTATTAACTAGCGTAGTCCGCCAAGGATTATGTACTGGTTGTGGAACTTGTGCTCTTGCTTGTCCAACTAGAGCAATGGGCTTTTCAGAAGGTAGGCCTAGCTGTGATAGGGACAGATGTATTAAATGTGGTTCCTGTTCAGTAATGTGTCCAAGAACATGGTTACCTGAAACTGAAATTAAAAAGGAAACAGGACTTTAG
- the frhB gene encoding coenzyme F420 hydrogenase subunit beta gives MPLGTYKEAISARSTEKKILDVSQDGGIVSALLCYALDEGIIEGAVVAGTPDDDWRPVPTVVTSSDEVIAAAGTKYSMSPTLSALKTATRQYGLEKVGVVATPCQTQGLRKAQAYPFTRFVAGKVKLIIGIYCMENFPMASLDTFATAKLGFDSLTDATKMDIGKGKFWLTKDGEDSGLKIKETHGYEQAGCNICNDYVAEWADVSTGSVGSPDGWSTVLTRTEDGNSIFKAAVSAGLIETKPMDEVKPGLPLLEKLAQGKKDKNNAERERRAKMGVKIPTIY, from the coding sequence ATGCCATTAGGTACTTATAAAGAAGCAATCTCAGCTAGATCTACTGAGAAAAAAATCTTAGATGTATCACAAGACGGAGGAATTGTATCTGCATTACTCTGTTACGCACTTGATGAAGGAATTATTGAAGGTGCAGTTGTAGCTGGAACTCCTGATGACGATTGGAGACCTGTCCCTACTGTAGTAACTTCTTCTGATGAAGTAATTGCTGCAGCTGGAACTAAATACTCCATGTCTCCTACTTTATCTGCTTTAAAAACAGCAACCCGTCAATACGGACTTGAAAAAGTTGGAGTTGTAGCAACACCATGTCAAACCCAAGGTTTAAGAAAAGCACAAGCTTACCCATTCACTAGATTTGTCGCTGGTAAAGTTAAATTAATCATCGGTATCTACTGTATGGAAAACTTCCCTATGGCTTCTCTTGACACTTTTGCTACTGCAAAATTAGGATTTGACAGCTTAACTGATGCTACTAAAATGGACATCGGTAAAGGTAAATTCTGGTTAACAAAAGACGGAGAAGACTCTGGTTTAAAAATTAAAGAAACCCACGGTTACGAACAAGCTGGATGTAACATTTGTAATGATTATGTTGCTGAATGGGCTGACGTATCTACCGGTTCTGTAGGATCTCCAGATGGATGGTCTACTGTTTTAACCAGAACTGAAGACGGTAACAGTATCTTTAAAGCTGCTGTGTCTGCTGGTTTAATTGAAACAAAACCAATGGATGAAGTAAAACCTGGTCTTCCGTTACTTGAAAAATTAGCTCAAGGTAAAAAAGACAAAAACAATGCAGAACGTGAAAGAAGAGCAAAAATGGGAGTTAAAATCCCTACAATTTATTAA
- a CDS encoding translation initiation factor IF-2 subunit alpha, with product MVRKSQEWPDEGELIVGTVYKVLNYGAFAKLEEYQGKEAFIHISEVSSGWVKNIRDHVRENQKIVCRVLRVNPKKGHVDASLKRIREDQRTKKIQHWKIEQKAEKFLELSAKSLDKSLDDAYDEVGYELMDIFGDVYGAFETASEEGAESLTEEGIPQDWADAITEVAQKNITPPEVHISGYVDIETFVPNGVEIIIDALKAAEDNGDEEEEIKVQCVGAPRYRITVKSTDYILAEKALKAAADRCIAVVEESEGNGSFLRELDN from the coding sequence ATGGTAAGAAAAAGTCAAGAATGGCCTGATGAAGGAGAACTTATTGTAGGTACTGTTTATAAAGTTCTCAATTATGGTGCATTCGCTAAATTAGAAGAATATCAAGGCAAAGAAGCTTTTATTCATATTTCTGAAGTGTCTTCTGGTTGGGTTAAAAATATCAGAGATCATGTAAGAGAAAATCAAAAAATTGTTTGTCGTGTTCTCAGAGTTAATCCTAAAAAAGGGCATGTTGATGCTTCCTTAAAAAGGATTCGTGAAGATCAAAGAACTAAAAAAATCCAACATTGGAAAATAGAGCAAAAAGCTGAAAAATTCTTAGAATTATCTGCAAAATCATTAGATAAAAGTTTAGATGATGCTTACGATGAAGTGGGTTATGAACTCATGGACATCTTCGGTGATGTTTATGGGGCATTTGAAACCGCTTCTGAAGAAGGTGCAGAATCCCTTACTGAAGAAGGAATTCCTCAAGATTGGGCTGATGCTATAACTGAAGTAGCTCAGAAAAACATTACTCCTCCTGAAGTTCACATTAGTGGTTATGTCGACATTGAAACTTTCGTACCAAATGGTGTTGAAATTATCATTGATGCTCTTAAGGCTGCTGAAGACAATGGGGATGAAGAGGAAGAAATTAAAGTCCAATGTGTAGGTGCTCCTAGATATAGGATTACTGTAAAATCTACTGATTATATCTTAGCTGAAAAAGCTCTTAAAGCTGCAGCTGATAGATGTATTGCAGTAGTTGAAGAATCTGAAGGTAATGGTTCTTTCCTAAGAGAGTTAGATAATTAG
- the trpA gene encoding tryptophan synthase subunit alpha has protein sequence MSKIANAFKNGTAFIGFLTAGDPTIDKTIEYILAMEEAGCDLIEIGIPFSDPMAEGVVIQDANVRALKHDTTTDDVFEMVRRVREVTDIPLVFLTYINPVFFYGYEEFFKKCGELGIDGIISPDLPYEEKGEIKDIALKNDVDVISLIAPTSSERIKMIANDATGFIYVVSSLGVTGMRSEIKTDLNAILSDIREVTDLPLAVGFGINTPQQAEDISKIADGVIVGSAIVKIIEEYGENASEALKEYVSSMKNACNK, from the coding sequence ATGAGTAAAATAGCTAACGCATTTAAAAATGGAACTGCATTTATCGGTTTTTTAACTGCAGGAGATCCAACAATCGATAAAACTATTGAATATATCTTGGCTATGGAAGAGGCTGGCTGTGATTTAATTGAGATTGGTATTCCGTTCTCTGATCCTATGGCGGAAGGTGTTGTAATTCAAGATGCTAATGTACGTGCTTTAAAACATGATACAACTACTGATGATGTATTTGAAATGGTGAGAAGAGTTCGTGAAGTAACTGATATTCCATTGGTATTCTTAACTTATATCAACCCTGTTTTCTTCTATGGTTATGAAGAGTTCTTTAAGAAATGTGGTGAATTAGGAATCGACGGTATCATCTCACCGGATTTACCTTATGAAGAAAAAGGTGAAATTAAGGATATTGCTCTTAAGAATGATGTTGATGTCATCTCTTTAATTGCTCCAACTTCAAGTGAAAGAATCAAAATGATTGCTAATGATGCAACTGGATTTATTTATGTTGTATCTTCTTTAGGAGTTACTGGAATGCGTTCAGAAATTAAAACAGACTTGAATGCTATCTTATCTGATATTCGTGAAGTAACTGATTTGCCTTTGGCTGTTGGTTTTGGAATTAACACTCCACAACAAGCGGAAGATATTTCTAAAATTGCAGATGGTGTCATTGTGGGTAGTGCAATCGTAAAAATAATAGAAGAATATGGTGAAAATGCTAGTGAAGCTTTAAAAGAATATGTTTCAAGTATGAAAAATGCCTGCAATAAATAA